One Camelina sativa cultivar DH55 chromosome 3, Cs, whole genome shotgun sequence genomic window carries:
- the LOC104776557 gene encoding TMV resistance protein N-like, with protein MRKTGDVSDPRSRLKWDVFLSFQRDTRHKFTERLYEVLVKEHVRVWNGVVELGNHDELGESRLEEAMEDSVASLVVLSPNYAKSHRCLEELAKICDLKTSLGLVVLPIFYEVEPWIFRKQNGPFEMDFEEPSKRFSVEKIQRWKRAMNVVGNISGFVFREDSVDDDMIGLVVKRVLAEVSNTPETVGEYTVGLESRVKDLMDAFDVESSSGVQVLGLYGMGGIGKTTLSKAFYNKIIRNFSRRVFIKNVRERSSDQDGIVNLQKEFINVLTSSAPQIEDVDRGREKIKEHVPEKKILAVLDDVDNIDQVDALVGETGWYGEGSLIVITTRDEEILSRLSVNQQYEVKCLTEEQALKLFSYHSLRKEKPTDSLLDLSKKIVQISGFLPLAVEVFGSLLYDKKEVKEWQIQLEKLKNTQPSNLQDVLALSYDSLDDEEKKVFLDIACLFLRMTISKEEIVEVLNGCGFNAEAALSVLRQKSLVKIFADDTLWMHDQIRDMGRQMDLTEIPGDPRMRSRFWDRSEIMTLLNNMKGTSSIQGIVFDFRKKSAWDPTAEDIALRNLQSNPGIKSLYSYLKNKFISSQEEEKPKCYESTIRVEPFVPMNKLRLLQINHVNLEGNLKLLPSELKWIQWKGCPLENLPPNFLAGQLAVLDLSESRIRRIQSMRSKGVDENLKVLNLRGCHSLEAVPDLSNHKALEKLVLERCNLLVRVPRSVGNLKTLLQLDLRNCSNLSEFLVDVSGLKRLEKLFLSGCSNLIVLPENIGAMPCLKELLLDGTAIKKLPESIYRLENLEKLSLKNCRSIKELPLCIGTLTSLEELYLDGTSLQNLPTSIGYLKNLQKLHLMHCASLSKIPDTVNELKLLKELFVNGSAVEELPLNPGSLQCLSDFSAGGCNLLKQIPSSIGGLNSLLQIQLDRTPIETLPEEIGALHFIRKLELRNCKSLKFLPESIRDMDTLHSLYLEGSNIEKLPEDFGKLENLVVLRMNNCKKLKRLPESFGDLKSLHHLSMQETSVTKLPESFGNLSNLRVLKMLKKPLFRSCESEEPHFVEVPNSFSNLLLLEEMDARSCGIAGKIPDVVEKMSSVKILNLGNNYFHSLPSSLKGLSNLKNLLLYDCRELKCLPPLPWKLEQLSLANCFSLESISDLSNLKVLYELNLTNCEKVIDIPGLEHLTALIRLYMSGCNSTFSLAVKKRLSKASLKLLRNLSLPGNRIPDWFSQGPLTFSAQPNRELRGVVLAVVVALKQETEDDYQLPDVLEVQAQILKLGLALYTHTLHLSGVPRTSNDQLHICRYSXLSDFSAGGCNLLKQIPSSIGGLNSLLQIQLDRTPIETLPEEIGALHFIRKLELRNCKSLKFLPESIRDMDTLHSLYLEGSNIEKLPEDFGKLENLVVLRMNNCKKLKRLPESFGDLKSLHHLSMQETSVTKLPESFGNLSNLRVLKMLKKPLFRSCESEEPHFVEVPNSFSNLLLLEEMDARSCGIAGKIPDVVEKMSSVKILNLGNNYFHSLPSSLKGLSNLKNLLLYDCRELKCLPPLPWKLEQLSLANCFSLESISDLSNLKVLYELNLTNCEKVIDIPGLEHLTALIRLYMSGCNSTFSLAVKKRLSKASLKLLRNLSLPGNRIPDWFSQGPLTFSAQPNRELRGVVLAVVVALKQETEDDYQLPDVLEVQAQILKLGLALYTHTLHLSGVPRTSNDQLHICRYSALHPLVMTIKNGYTIQVIKRQPPIKQGVELKMHGIHLVYEGDDDFKGEEHLLTESQLTVSQKLANFFRSFDEGEGSTVT; from the exons ATGAGGAAGACCGGTGATGTTTCCGATCCACGTTCGAGGCTCAAGTGGGATGTATTCCTCAGTTTCCAAAGAGACACGCGCCACAAATTCACAGAGCGTCTCTATGAAGTGCTCGTCAAGGAACATGTCCGGGTTTGGAACGGTGTTGTGGAACTTGGGAATCATGATGAACTCGGTGAAAGTCGACTGGAGGAGGCTATGGAGGACTCGGTCGCTTCACTAGTCGTCTTATCTCCTAACTATGCTAAATCTCACCGCTGCCTTGAAGAATTAGCCAAGATCTGCGATCTGAAAACGTCGCTTGGTCTGGTGGTGTTACCTATCTTTTACGAGGTTGAACCCTGGATTTTTAGGAAACAGAACGGTCCTTTCGAGATGGATTTTGAAGAGCCCTCGAAAAGATTCAGCGTAGAGAAGATACAGCGATGGAAGAGAGCCATGAATGTAGTCGGAAATATCTCCGGATTTGTTTTCAG AGAAGACTCGGTTGATGATGACATGATTGGGCTTGTGGTGAAGAGGGTTTTAGCTGAAGTGAGCAATACACCAGAGACAGTGGGAGAATACACTGTTGGGCTGGAATCACGTGTCAAGGATTTGATGGATGCGTTTGATGTTGAATCCAGTTCTGGCGTTCAAGTCCTGGGGCTTTACGGTATGGGTGGTATTGGGAAGACGACTCTTTCAAAAGCTTTCTATAACAAGATCATTAGGAACTTCAGTCGCCGAGTTTTCATCAAAAATGTTAGAGAAAGATCATCGGACCAAGACGGCATTGTCAATCTACAAAAAGAGTTTATCAATGTACTTACTTCTTCGGCACCTCAAATAGAAGATGTTGACAGAGGACGAGAGAAGATCAAAGAACATGTTCCTGAGAAGAAGATCCTTGCTGTTTTAGATGATGTTGATAACATAGACCAGGTTGATGCGCTGGTTGGTGAAACAGGATGGTATGGTGAAGGAAGTCTTATAGTCATCACTACCAGAGATGAAGAGATTTTGAGTAGGCTCTCAGTGAACCAACAGTATGAGGTCAAGTGCTTGACTGAGGAGCAGGCATTGAAGCTGTTTAGTTATCATTCACTACGAAAGGAAAAACCAACAGATAGTTTACTGGACTTGTCTAAGAAGATTGTCCAGATATCTGGATTCTTGCCACTGGCTGTTGAAGTGTTTGGTTCTCTTTTGTATGACAAGAAGGAAGTAAAGGAATGGCAAATTCAACTGGAGAAGCTGAAAAATACCCAACCAAGTAATCTTCAGGATGTGTTGGCCCTGAGTTACGATTCTTTAGacgatgaagaaaagaaagtattCCTCGACATTGCGTGTCTCTTTCTCAGAATGACAatttcaaaagaagaaattgtCGAGGTACTGAACGGATGTGGGTTTAACGCTGAGGCTGCTCTCAGTGTCCTAAGACAGAAATCTCTTGTTAAGATCTTTGCAGACGATACTCTTTGGATGCATGATCAGATTAGAGACATGGGTAGGCAAATGGACCTTACAGAAATTCCTGGGGATCCTAGAATGCGAAGTAGATTCTGGGATCGTTCTGAAATTATGACCTTATTGAACAATATGAAG GGAACATCATCCATCCAAGGAATCGTATTTGACTTCAGAAAGAAGTCTGCTTGGGACCCGACTGCAGAGGATATTGCGTTGAGGAATCTGCAGAGCAATCCGGGCATCAAATCTCTGTATAGTTACCTGAAGAATAAATTTATATCATCTCAAGAAGAGGAAAAGCCAAAATGTTATGAAAGCACCATTCGGGTAGAGCCTTTCGTACCAATGAATAAGTTGAGACTTCTTCAGATTAATCATGTGAACCTGGAAGGAAATCTAAAACTCCTCCCATCTGAACTCAAGTGGATACAGTGGAAAGGTTGCCCATTAGAAAATCTCCCACCGAATTTTCTTGCTGGGCAACTTGCTGTTCTTGATCTTTCAGAGAGTAGAATAAGACGAATCCAGAGTATGCGTAGCAAAGGG GTTGATGAGAACTTGAAGGTTTTAAATTTGCGTGGCTGCCACAGCTTAGAAGCCGTTCCTGATTTGTCAAACCATAAAGCCTTAgagaagcttgttcttgagCGATGCAACCTCCTGGTGAGGGTTCCTAGATCAGTTGGTAATCTAAAAACATTACTTCAGCTAGACCTCAGAAACTGTTCAAATCTTTCTGAATTTCTTGTGGATGTTTCTGGGCTGAAGCGTCTTGAAAAACTTTTCCTCTCTGGCTGTTCAAATCTGATTGTGTTACCAGAAAACATTGGTGCTATGCCATGTTTGAAAGAGCTCCTTCTTGATGGAACTGCAATAAAGAAGTTACCAGAATCCATTTACCGCCTCGAAAATCTTGAAAAGCTTAGTCTAAAGAATTGCAGATCTATTAAAGAGCTACCTTTGTGCATAGGAACATTGACATCGCTGGAAGAGTTATATCTTGATGGTACTTCATTGCAAAATCTTCCGACTTCTATTGGATATCTAAAAAATCTCCAGAAGCTACATCTGATGCATTGTGCATCCCTTTCTAAGATACCTGACACTGTCAATGAGCTCAAATTGTTGAAGGAATTATTTGTCAATGGAAGCGCAGTGGAAGAGCTACCTCTAAACCCTGGCTCACTGCAATGTCTGTCTGACTTCTCAGCAGGAGGTTGCAATCTTCTGAAACAGATTCCGAGTTCAATTGGTGGTTTAAATTCTCTTCTTCAGATACAGTTGGATAGGACTCCGATTGAAACTCTACCAGAGGAGATTGGTGCCCTGCACTTTATTCGCAAACTTGAGTTGAGAAACTGTAAATCCCTGAAGTTTCTACCTGAATCAATCAGAGATATGGACACACTCCATAGCTTATATCTTGAAGGCTCTAACATTGAGAAATTACCGGAAGATTTTGGCAAGCTGGAAAACCTAGTCGTACTCCGAATGAACAACTGTAAAAAGCTTAAGAGGCTTCCTGAGTCATTTGGAGACTTGAAATCTCTTCACCATCTGTCTATGCAGGAAACTTCGGTGACAAAGTTGCCAGAAAGTTTTGGGAACCTTTCAAATCTAAGGGTATTGAAGATGTTAAAGAAGCCTCTTTTTAGAAGTTGTGAAAGTGAAGAACCTCATTTTGTGGAAGTACCAAATTCGTTCTCAAACCTCTTGTTGCTTGAGGAAATGGATGCTCGTAGTTGTGGAATAGCCGGTAAAATCCCAGATGTTGTTGAGAAGATGTCGTCTGTGAAAATACTGAATCTCGGGAATAATTATTTTCACAGCCTTCCATCTAGCCTCAAGGGGTTATCAAATCTCAAAAACCTTTTATTGTATGACTGCCGAGAGCTCAAGTGTCTCCCTCCTCTTCCGTGGAAACTGGAGCAGCTAAGTCTGGCAAACTGCTTTTCGTTGGAAAGTATATCCGACTTGTCCAACCTTAAGGTATTGTATGAGCTCAATCTCACAAACTGTGAGAAAGTGATTGATATTCCAGGCCTAGAGCACTTGACCGCTCTGATAAGATTATACATGAGTGGCTGTAACTCCACATTCTCCCTTGCAGTAAAGAAAAGACTCTCCAAG GCTTCTTTGAAATTGCTGAGGAATCTGAGCTTGCCTGGAAATAGAATCCCGGACTGGTTCTCACAAGGCCCTCTCACGTTTTCAGCTCAACCAAACAGAGAGCTAAGAGGAGTAGTCCTTGCTGTTGTTGTGGCTCTTAAGCAGGAAACGGAAGATGACTACCAGCTGCCTGATGTGTTGGAGGTTCAAGCCCAAATTCTCAAACTTGGCCTAGCCTTATACACCCACACATTGCACCTCTCTGGAGTTCCTAGAACAAGTAATGATCAACTCCACATCTGCCGTTACTCAGNTCTGTCTGACTTCTCAGCAGGAGGTTGCAATCTTCTGAAACAGATTCCGAGTTCAATTGGTGGTTTAAATTCTCTTCTTCAGATACAGTTGGATAGGACTCCGATTGAAACTCTACCAGAGGAGATTGGTGCCCTGCACTTTATTCGCAAACTTGAGTTGAGAAACTGTAAATCCCTGAAGTTTCTACCTGAATCAATCAGAGATATGGACACACTCCATAGCTTATATCTTGAAGGCTCTAACATTGAGAAATTACCGGAAGATTTTGGCAAGCTGGAAAACCTAGTCGTACTCCGAATGAACAACTGTAAAAAGCTTAAGAGGCTTCCTGAGTCATTTGGAGACTTGAAATCTCTTCACCATCTGTCTATGCAGGAAACTTCGGTGACAAAGTTGCCAGAAAGTTTTGGGAACCTTTCAAATCTAAGGGTATTGAAGATGTTAAAGAAGCCTCTTTTTAGAAGTTGTGAAAGTGAAGAACCTCATTTTGTGGAAGTACCAAATTCGTTCTCAAACCTCTTGTTGCTTGAGGAAATGGATGCTCGTAGTTGTGGAATAGCCGGTAAAATCCCAGATGTTGTTGAGAAGATGTCGTCTGTGAAAATACTGAATCTCGGGAATAATTATTTTCACAGCCTTCCATCTAGCCTCAAGGGGTTATCAAATCTCAAAAACCTTTTATTGTATGACTGCCGAGAGCTCAAGTGTCTCCCTCCTCTTCCGTGGAAACTGGAGCAGCTAAGTCTGGCAAACTGCTTTTCGTTGGAAAGTATATCCGACTTGTCCAACCTTAAGGTATTGTATGAGCTCAATCTCACAAACTGTGAGAAAGTGATTGATATTCCAGGCCTAGAGCACTTGACCGCTCTGATAAGATTATACATGAGTGGCTGTAACTCCACATTCTCCCTTGCAGTAAAGAAAAGACTCTCCAAG GCTTCTTTGAAATTGCTGAGGAATCTGAGCTTGCCTGGAAATAGAATCCCGGACTGGTTCTCACAAGGCCCTCTCACGTTTTCAGCTCAACCAAACAGAGAGCTAAGAGGAGTAGTCCTTGCTGTTGTTGTGGCTCTTAAGCAGGAAACGGAAGATGACTACCAGCTGCCTGATGTGTTGGAGGTTCAAGCCCAAATTCTCAAACTTGGCCTAGCCTTATACACCCACACATTGCACCTCTCTGGAGTTCCTAGAACAAGTAATGATCAACTCCACATCTGCCGTTACTCAGCTTTGCACCCATTGGTTATGACGATAAAAAACGGGTATACCATCCAAGTGATCAAAAGGCAACCGCCAATCAAACAAGGCGTGGAGTTAAAGATGCATGGGATCCATCTGGTTTACGAAGGGGATGATGATTTTAAAGGCGAAGAACATTTATTAACCGAGTCACAGCTAACCGTCTCTCAGAAGCTTGCCAACTTTTTCAGATCTTTCGACGAAGGTGAAGGATCTACTGTTACATGA
- the LOC104776559 gene encoding valine--tRNA ligase, mitochondrial 1 yields the protein MDVQRVVGYRRSCNKLWNAVRFGMMNLSNVYTPPVQTLNPETMPFSCQWILSVLNKAILKTVDSLNAFELSDAVDTVYAWWQSQFCDVFIEAIKPYFFSDNASRTHARDALWVCLETGLRLLNPLMPFVTEELWQRLPSSQDCERKASIMICDYPSPVAKWTNEKVETEMDMVLATVKTLREMRAEEPLKSQGNGKLHAFALCGNALTLGIVKSHELEIRTLAKLSSFEVMLTGEDKAAQDGSAVGKMVNENLKVYLKVDGEAINAEAEREKTMNKIKEIEKQQEKLQKSMGASGYEEKVPAKIKEDNSRKLAKLIEQL from the coding sequence ATGGATGTCCAACGAGTTGTTGGATACCGCCGGTCGTGTAATAAACTGTGGAACGCCGTCAGATTTGGGATGATGAATCTTAGCAATGTCTATACTCCTCCTGTGCAAACTCTAAACCCTGAAACCATGCCCTTCAGCTGCCAATGGATCCTTTCTGTACTAAATAAGGCAATATTAAAGACAGTGGATTCCTTGAATGCTTTTGAGTTATCGGATGCTGTGGACACAGTGTACGCCTGGTGGCAGAGCCAGTTCTGTGATGTATTTATTGAGGCAATTAAgccttattttttttctgataacGCAAGCAGGACTCATGCACGAGATGCTCTATGGGTGTGTCTTGAAACTGGTTTGAGATTGCTGAATCCATTGATGCCTTTTGTTACAGAAGAGTTGTGGCAGCGGTTGCCTTCATCGCAAGACTGTGAACGGAAGGCGTCTATCATGATATGTGACTACCCATCTCCCGTAGCAAAGTGGACAAACGAGAAGGTGGAAACCGAAATGGACATGGTTCTGGCGACTGTGAAAACTCTTAGGGAAATGAGAGCTGAAGAGCCTCTAAAGAGCCAGGGGAATGGAAAATTGCATGCGTTTGCTCTGTGTGGAAATGCATTAACATTGGGGATAGTGAAATCACATGAGCTGGAGATCAGAACTCTTGCAAAGCTCTCATCCTTTGAGGTTATGTTGACTGGAGAAGACAAAGCAGCGCAAGATGGATCAGCTGTTGGAAAGATGGTGAACGAGAACCTCAAGGTGTATCTCAAAGTGGATGGAGAAGCCATTAATGCAGAAGCTGAACGTGAGAAAACCATGAACAAgataaaagaaattgaaaagcaACAGGAGAAGTTGCAGAAGAGTATGGGGGCGAGTGGGTACGAAGAGAAGGTCCCTGCAAAAATAAAGGAAGACAATTCGAGGAAGCTCGCAAAGCTTATTGAACAACTCTGA